One Setaria italica strain Yugu1 chromosome I, Setaria_italica_v2.0, whole genome shotgun sequence DNA window includes the following coding sequences:
- the LOC101784223 gene encoding dof zinc finger protein 2 isoform X1 has protein sequence MDAAQWHQGLGLGKPMEEMLMAGNTNPNQNPNPPPAAPSAAPAAQRAPGAPAAAAPAPAAAGAGAGTERRARPQKEKALNCPRCNSTNTKFCYYNNYSLQQPRYFCKTCRRYWTEGGSLRNVPVGGGSRKNKRSSSAVSSAATAAASTSAAVSGTIPVGLAAKHPKLMHEGAHDLNLAFPHHNGRGLHPPEFSAFPSLESSSVCNPGATMAGNGAAGRGVGALSAMELLRSTGCYVPLQHVQLGMPAEYAAAGFALGDFRMPPPPHSQSVLGFSLDTHGTGGVGGAGGYSAGLGVQESAAGRLLFPFEDLKPAVSAAGGANNNGADQYEHSKDQAGDGSGASGVTTGGHETPGFWSNSIIGNGSSNGGGGPW, from the exons ATGGATGCGGCGCAGTGGCACCAG GGGCTAGGGCTAGGGAAGCCCATGGAGGAGATGCTCATGGCTGGAAACACAAATCCTAACCAGAACCCGAATCCCCCGCCGGCTGCTCCCTCAGCGGCACCAGCCGCCCAGAGGGCTCCTGGCGCTCCGGCAGCAGCCGCGCCagcgcccgcggccgcgggggcTGGCGCCGGCAcggagcggcgggcgcggccgcagAAGGAGAAGGCGCTCAACTGCCCGCGGTGCAACTCCACCAATACCAAGTTCTGCTACTACAACAACTACAGCCTGCAGCAGCCGCGCTACTTCTGCAAGACGTGCCGCCGCTACTGGACCGAGGGCGGCTCGCTCCGCAACGTCCCCGTGGGCGGCGGCTCCAGGAAGAACAAGCGCTCGTCCTCGGCCGTGTCGTCCGCGgccacagccgccgcctccacctccgcggcGGTGTCCGGCACGATCCCCGTGGGGCtcgcagccaaacaccccaagctGATGCACGAGGGCGCTCACGACCTCAACCTGGCGTTCCCGCACCACAACGGCCGCGGCCTGCACCCGCCGGAGTTCTCGGCGTTCCCGAGCCTGGAGAGCAGCAGCGTGTGCAACCCCGGGGCGACCATGGCGGGAAACGGCGCCGCCGGCAGGGGTGTAGGCGCGCTCTCGGCGATGGAGCTGCTGAGGAGCACCGGCTGCTACGTGCCGCTGCAGCATGTTCAGCTAGGGATGCCGGCCGAGTACGCGGCCGCGGGATTCGCTCTCGGCGACTTCCgcatgcccccgccgccgcactcCCAGAGCGTGCTTGGGTTCTCGCTGGACACGCACGGCAcgggcggcgttggcggcgctGGGGGTTACAGCGCCGGGCTAGGAGTGCAGGAGAGCGCGGCCGGCAGGTTGCTCTTCCCTTTCGAGGACCTGAAGCCGGCGGTGAGCGCAGCTGGGGGCGCAAACAACAATGGAGCCGATCAGTACGAGCACAGCAAAGATCAAGCAGGCGACGGCAGCGGGGCCAGCGGCGTCACCACCGGCGGCCACGAGACCCCAGGATTCTGGAGCAATAGCATCATCGGGAACggcagcagcaatggcggcggcggcccttgGTAA
- the LOC101784223 gene encoding dof zinc finger protein 2 isoform X2, translating into MEEMLMAGNTNPNQNPNPPPAAPSAAPAAQRAPGAPAAAAPAPAAAGAGAGTERRARPQKEKALNCPRCNSTNTKFCYYNNYSLQQPRYFCKTCRRYWTEGGSLRNVPVGGGSRKNKRSSSAVSSAATAAASTSAAVSGTIPVGLAAKHPKLMHEGAHDLNLAFPHHNGRGLHPPEFSAFPSLESSSVCNPGATMAGNGAAGRGVGALSAMELLRSTGCYVPLQHVQLGMPAEYAAAGFALGDFRMPPPPHSQSVLGFSLDTHGTGGVGGAGGYSAGLGVQESAAGRLLFPFEDLKPAVSAAGGANNNGADQYEHSKDQAGDGSGASGVTTGGHETPGFWSNSIIGNGSSNGGGGPW; encoded by the coding sequence ATGGAGGAGATGCTCATGGCTGGAAACACAAATCCTAACCAGAACCCGAATCCCCCGCCGGCTGCTCCCTCAGCGGCACCAGCCGCCCAGAGGGCTCCTGGCGCTCCGGCAGCAGCCGCGCCagcgcccgcggccgcgggggcTGGCGCCGGCAcggagcggcgggcgcggccgcagAAGGAGAAGGCGCTCAACTGCCCGCGGTGCAACTCCACCAATACCAAGTTCTGCTACTACAACAACTACAGCCTGCAGCAGCCGCGCTACTTCTGCAAGACGTGCCGCCGCTACTGGACCGAGGGCGGCTCGCTCCGCAACGTCCCCGTGGGCGGCGGCTCCAGGAAGAACAAGCGCTCGTCCTCGGCCGTGTCGTCCGCGgccacagccgccgcctccacctccgcggcGGTGTCCGGCACGATCCCCGTGGGGCtcgcagccaaacaccccaagctGATGCACGAGGGCGCTCACGACCTCAACCTGGCGTTCCCGCACCACAACGGCCGCGGCCTGCACCCGCCGGAGTTCTCGGCGTTCCCGAGCCTGGAGAGCAGCAGCGTGTGCAACCCCGGGGCGACCATGGCGGGAAACGGCGCCGCCGGCAGGGGTGTAGGCGCGCTCTCGGCGATGGAGCTGCTGAGGAGCACCGGCTGCTACGTGCCGCTGCAGCATGTTCAGCTAGGGATGCCGGCCGAGTACGCGGCCGCGGGATTCGCTCTCGGCGACTTCCgcatgcccccgccgccgcactcCCAGAGCGTGCTTGGGTTCTCGCTGGACACGCACGGCAcgggcggcgttggcggcgctGGGGGTTACAGCGCCGGGCTAGGAGTGCAGGAGAGCGCGGCCGGCAGGTTGCTCTTCCCTTTCGAGGACCTGAAGCCGGCGGTGAGCGCAGCTGGGGGCGCAAACAACAATGGAGCCGATCAGTACGAGCACAGCAAAGATCAAGCAGGCGACGGCAGCGGGGCCAGCGGCGTCACCACCGGCGGCCACGAGACCCCAGGATTCTGGAGCAATAGCATCATCGGGAACggcagcagcaatggcggcggcggcccttgGTAA